Proteins co-encoded in one Candidatus Limnocylindrales bacterium genomic window:
- a CDS encoding DUF4215 domain-containing protein, with the protein MAKSWKNLGLTFAVVGAGLWATAAAAHDGDHWPVAGNLLKMSYRADSSANKFTFKSKDQININAISIGEDPRVERSTLIVRGLGDYAGSTGVIELNPDFWSPIGPADAPTGWKYKNLSPLYGPYKGVSKIMVKSGAAGGALQIAGKGIHWPFAIVGPQDAVQITLTIGEHSFCAEYSEDRQAEFSLNEEGRVSAKTSLAPTECAAVCGNGVVEIGEECDDGNFDDTDTCSNLCLGCNPSEAEFDSTFEGIQELIFDNPVYGCSNDICHGSAQEGGMDLREGASHASLVGVASEIDPTTDRVFPGDQDKSMLYLKLAAKTLAPDDDGIEPDYDETPGTPMPSGGATMTEEHLEALRLWIRGGAPETGVVEGTAELLGSCLPEPTPLDIPQPDVPDPSVGVQFAQPGYNLQANSEVEGCVSTYYDLSAPGAVPAEMIVDCPGAFPGTNDHGTNAGKCFTYSGNELFQDAQSHHSIIHIYSGAYDYTDPGWGGWKCYGGPTPNAACDPANANACGSGGVCGSDFEAAVACLGYGAPDASTFGNKMPQFSGSQESTANFGFPAGVYSVLPLKGLIVWNSHAFNLTSQNTEMEAWINLTYTSDRQWPAQGLFDSRYIFTQEVPPFEQREYCATHTFAQNTHLFHLFSHTHKRGKRFRMYLPPQTPCGNGGNTPEGYLRTDPNCLPGDPEDLFFENYDYSDALNLYPDPPMVFSGTTANRTIKFCGLFDNGFSDPADVKTKSGSPEPTGTNLLPGGPCDDTARCVSGSRGGLPCEDNGDCPSSTCVLSDNQRSRCLGGPNKGGYCDGNDTLCPGSVCDACVLTGGVTTEDEMFIPIGTFYIP; encoded by the coding sequence ATGGCAAAATCTTGGAAAAATCTGGGACTGACCTTCGCGGTGGTCGGAGCGGGACTGTGGGCGACGGCGGCGGCGGCGCACGATGGCGATCATTGGCCCGTGGCGGGCAACCTGCTGAAGATGTCCTACCGGGCTGATAGCTCGGCCAACAAATTCACCTTCAAATCCAAGGACCAGATCAACATCAACGCCATCAGCATCGGCGAGGACCCGCGAGTCGAGCGCAGCACGCTGATCGTCCGCGGCCTCGGCGACTACGCCGGTTCCACCGGCGTCATCGAGCTGAACCCGGACTTCTGGTCGCCGATCGGGCCGGCCGACGCGCCCACCGGCTGGAAGTACAAGAACCTCAGCCCTTTGTACGGGCCCTACAAGGGCGTCTCCAAGATCATGGTCAAGAGCGGCGCCGCTGGCGGCGCGCTGCAGATCGCAGGCAAGGGCATTCACTGGCCCTTCGCCATCGTCGGCCCTCAGGACGCCGTCCAGATCACGCTGACCATCGGTGAGCACTCCTTCTGCGCCGAATACTCCGAGGACCGTCAGGCCGAGTTCTCGCTCAATGAAGAAGGCCGCGTGTCGGCCAAGACGAGCCTTGCGCCGACCGAGTGCGCCGCGGTCTGCGGCAACGGCGTCGTCGAGATCGGCGAGGAGTGCGACGATGGCAACTTCGACGATACCGACACCTGCTCGAACCTCTGCCTCGGCTGCAATCCCTCCGAAGCGGAGTTCGACAGCACCTTCGAAGGCATCCAGGAACTGATCTTCGACAATCCCGTCTACGGCTGCTCCAACGACATCTGCCACGGGTCGGCTCAGGAAGGCGGCATGGATCTGCGCGAAGGCGCCTCGCATGCGAGCCTCGTCGGCGTTGCCTCGGAAATCGACCCGACCACCGATCGCGTTTTCCCCGGCGATCAGGACAAGTCGATGCTCTACCTGAAGCTGGCGGCCAAGACCCTGGCGCCCGACGACGACGGGATCGAACCCGACTACGACGAGACGCCCGGCACCCCGATGCCTTCGGGCGGCGCGACGATGACCGAAGAGCACCTCGAGGCCCTCCGCCTGTGGATTCGAGGCGGCGCGCCCGAGACCGGGGTGGTCGAAGGAACGGCCGAGCTTCTCGGAAGCTGCCTGCCCGAGCCGACGCCTCTGGACATCCCGCAGCCCGACGTTCCCGATCCGAGCGTGGGCGTGCAGTTCGCGCAGCCAGGCTACAACCTGCAGGCCAATTCGGAAGTGGAAGGCTGCGTGTCCACCTACTACGACCTGAGCGCTCCAGGCGCCGTGCCCGCCGAGATGATCGTCGACTGCCCCGGAGCCTTTCCCGGAACCAACGACCACGGCACCAACGCCGGCAAGTGCTTCACCTACAGCGGCAACGAGCTGTTCCAGGACGCGCAGTCGCATCACTCGATCATCCACATCTACTCGGGAGCCTATGACTACACCGATCCAGGCTGGGGCGGCTGGAAGTGCTACGGCGGCCCGACGCCGAACGCGGCGTGCGACCCTGCCAACGCCAATGCGTGCGGCAGCGGCGGCGTATGCGGCAGCGACTTCGAGGCAGCGGTTGCATGCCTCGGCTACGGCGCGCCCGATGCGAGCACGTTCGGCAACAAGATGCCGCAGTTCTCGGGCTCGCAGGAGTCGACGGCAAACTTCGGCTTCCCCGCCGGCGTCTACAGCGTGCTGCCCCTGAAGGGCCTGATCGTGTGGAACTCGCACGCCTTCAACCTCACCTCGCAGAACACCGAGATGGAGGCGTGGATCAACCTGACCTACACGAGCGATCGCCAGTGGCCGGCGCAGGGCCTGTTCGATTCGCGCTACATCTTCACGCAGGAAGTGCCGCCGTTCGAGCAGCGCGAGTACTGCGCCACGCACACGTTCGCGCAGAACACGCACCTGTTCCACCTGTTCTCGCATACGCACAAGCGCGGGAAGCGCTTCCGCATGTACCTGCCGCCGCAGACGCCGTGCGGAAACGGAGGCAATACTCCCGAGGGCTATCTGCGCACCGATCCGAACTGCCTGCCGGGCGATCCCGAAGACCTTTTCTTCGAGAACTACGACTACTCGGACGCGCTGAACCTGTATCCGGATCCGCCCATGGTGTTCTCGGGCACCACGGCCAACCGCACGATCAAGTTCTGCGGCCTGTTCGACAACGGCTTCAGCGATCCTGCCGACGTCAAGACGAAGTCGGGATCGCCCGAGCCCACGGGAACCAATCTGCTCCCGGGCGGACCGTGCGACGATACGGCCCGCTGCGTCAGCGGCTCGCGTGGCGGCCTGCCGTGCGAGGACAACGGCGATTGTCCCTCGTCCACGTGCGTGCTGAGCGACAACCAGCGGTCGCGCTGCCTCGGCGGCCCGAACAAGGGCGGCTACTGCGATGGCAACGACACGCTGTGCCCGGGCTCGGTGTGCGATGCCTGCGTGCTGACCGGCGGCGTCACCACCGAGGATGAGATGTTCATCCCCATCGGCACGTTCTACATTCCCTGA
- a CDS encoding MaoC family dehydratase, with product MNVNGEPVYVGRDFGGRELVIDRALVERYQKALDHRLPLYDEVAPALVLHSECYEDLSWYLANFWGNLHARQEWELFAPIAIGTPVRTRGFIRDRYRKRGRDYVVKETWVLDAGGRLLNRGLTHQSFVIDNAAAGTVAVDKEREKRSDRRFEIGGRGVALEPLERTVTEPVCMAFSGPTENYHTNRKVAQAFGFPDIVVQGMLPICVASELLTRHFGLGFLAGGKMDVRLVNVLWADETIRACAEEVEEVPEADRRRVHLDVWVEKADGTRVVVGTASALR from the coding sequence ATGAACGTCAACGGTGAGCCCGTCTATGTCGGACGCGACTTCGGAGGTCGCGAGCTGGTCATCGATCGCGCGCTGGTCGAGCGTTACCAGAAGGCGCTCGATCACCGGCTTCCTCTGTACGACGAAGTCGCTCCGGCGCTCGTGCTGCACTCGGAGTGCTACGAGGACCTCAGCTGGTACCTGGCCAACTTCTGGGGAAACCTCCATGCGCGCCAGGAATGGGAGCTGTTCGCACCGATAGCTATCGGCACTCCCGTTCGAACCCGCGGCTTCATCCGCGACCGCTACCGCAAGCGCGGCCGCGACTACGTGGTCAAGGAGACCTGGGTGCTCGATGCCGGCGGCCGCCTGCTCAACCGCGGCCTGACGCATCAGAGCTTCGTCATCGACAACGCCGCCGCCGGCACCGTCGCCGTCGACAAGGAGCGCGAGAAGCGATCGGACCGCCGCTTCGAGATCGGCGGGCGCGGCGTCGCGCTGGAGCCGCTCGAGCGTACCGTCACCGAGCCGGTCTGCATGGCCTTCTCGGGGCCCACCGAGAACTACCATACCAATCGCAAGGTCGCGCAGGCGTTCGGGTTTCCAGACATCGTCGTGCAGGGGATGCTGCCGATCTGCGTGGCCTCCGAGCTGCTCACGCGCCACTTCGGCCTCGGCTTCCTGGCCGGCGGCAAGATGGACGTGCGCCTCGTCAACGTGCTGTGGGCCGACGAGACGATCCGGGCCTGCGCCGAGGAGGTCGAGGAGGTTCCGGAGGCCGACCGGCGGCGCGTCCATCTGGACGTCTGGGTGGAGAAGGCCGACGGAACCCGGGTCGTGGTCGGCACTGCCAGCGCCCTGCGCTGA
- a CDS encoding LLM class F420-dependent oxidoreductase encodes MKYGLTIFVTDYAMPATDLAREAEARGFESLWFPEHTHIPASRATPFPGGGDLPRHYYDTFDPFVTLGACAAVTRTLKLGSGIALVIQRDPIVLAKEIATLDQLSGGRVLVGIGGGWNVEEMANHGTSFANRWKVLRERVEAMKAIWTQEKAEYHGETVSFDPIFSRPKPVQKPHPPIILGAHGTKGIARVVRYCDGWIPIGAFTDVERDLVRLREAAREAGRDPDSIEVSVFGAPADAEVLRKYKDIGVSRAVFGLPSEGAEQLLPMLDRFAALAREIG; translated from the coding sequence GTGAAATACGGACTCACGATCTTCGTCACCGACTACGCGATGCCCGCCACCGACCTTGCGCGGGAGGCGGAGGCCCGAGGGTTTGAATCGCTCTGGTTTCCCGAGCACACGCACATACCGGCCTCGCGCGCGACGCCGTTTCCCGGCGGCGGCGACCTCCCGAGGCACTACTACGATACGTTCGATCCTTTCGTCACCCTCGGTGCCTGCGCGGCGGTCACCAGGACGCTCAAGCTCGGAAGCGGGATCGCGCTGGTGATCCAGCGCGATCCCATCGTGCTGGCCAAGGAGATCGCTACCCTCGACCAGTTGTCGGGCGGCCGTGTCCTGGTCGGCATCGGCGGCGGCTGGAACGTCGAAGAAATGGCCAACCACGGCACCTCCTTCGCCAACCGCTGGAAGGTGCTGCGCGAGCGCGTCGAGGCGATGAAGGCGATCTGGACGCAGGAGAAGGCCGAGTACCACGGCGAGACCGTCAGCTTCGATCCCATCTTCAGCCGGCCCAAGCCGGTGCAGAAGCCGCATCCGCCGATCATCCTGGGAGCGCACGGGACCAAGGGCATCGCGCGAGTCGTGCGCTACTGCGACGGGTGGATTCCGATCGGAGCCTTCACCGACGTCGAGCGCGATCTGGTCCGGCTGCGCGAGGCGGCGCGCGAGGCTGGACGGGATCCTGACAGCATCGAGGTCAGCGTCTTCGGTGCGCCCGCCGACGCGGAGGTCCTGCGAAAGTACAAGGACATCGGCGTCTCGCGCGCCGTCTTCGGGCTGCCGTCCGAAGGCGCCGAGCAGCTTCTGCCCATGCTCGACCGCTTCGCGGCGCTGGCGCGCGAGATCGGCTGA
- a CDS encoding acyl-CoA dehydrogenase family protein — protein sequence MPAARWRTPEVEAFRASLRAFLQKEIVPHLASWEAARRTPREFWLAMGRHGFLCPWLPEQYGGAGAEFGFSVVLCEELGRTGFMGLQTGVSVHSDITVPYLAELASEELKGRWLPGCASGHTVTAIGMTEPSVGSDLAALKTTAVRDGDHWVINGQKTFISNGIDCDLIVVACRTDPAAVPSHAGISLIVVEEGTPGFIKSRQLEKMGQHIQDTAEIFFEDCRVPATNLLGEPGRGFRYLMANLQRERLMIAIAAQTAAEQILEKTLPYVRDRKAFGRPIGSFQHNAFKIVERATEVEIGRTFLDAVIDEFEAGEDITRRVSMAKWWMSDLANAVAYDAVQLHGGYGYMNEYAVCRDYIDVRAMPIYAGSNEVMKLILARMMRLDPDIRD from the coding sequence ATGCCCGCAGCTCGCTGGCGGACGCCCGAGGTCGAGGCGTTTCGCGCCTCGCTGCGCGCGTTCCTGCAAAAGGAGATCGTTCCGCATCTTGCGAGCTGGGAGGCGGCGCGCCGAACCCCGCGCGAGTTCTGGCTGGCGATGGGCCGGCACGGCTTCCTGTGTCCGTGGCTGCCCGAGCAGTACGGCGGGGCGGGCGCCGAGTTCGGGTTCTCGGTCGTGCTCTGCGAAGAGCTCGGCCGAACCGGCTTCATGGGCCTGCAGACCGGCGTCTCGGTCCATTCCGACATCACCGTGCCTTATCTTGCGGAGCTGGCGAGCGAGGAGCTCAAGGGCCGATGGCTGCCGGGATGTGCCAGCGGCCACACCGTCACGGCGATCGGCATGACCGAGCCATCGGTCGGCTCGGACCTGGCCGCGCTCAAGACGACGGCGGTTCGCGACGGCGACCACTGGGTCATCAATGGGCAGAAGACGTTCATTTCCAATGGCATCGACTGCGACCTGATCGTCGTCGCGTGCCGCACCGACCCCGCCGCCGTTCCCTCGCACGCCGGCATCAGCCTGATCGTGGTCGAGGAGGGGACGCCGGGATTCATCAAATCGCGCCAGCTCGAGAAGATGGGCCAGCACATCCAGGACACCGCCGAGATCTTCTTCGAGGACTGCCGCGTCCCGGCCACCAATCTGCTCGGCGAGCCCGGCCGCGGCTTCCGGTACCTGATGGCGAACCTGCAGCGGGAGCGGCTGATGATCGCCATCGCTGCCCAGACAGCGGCCGAGCAGATTCTGGAGAAAACGCTGCCTTACGTGCGCGATCGCAAGGCGTTCGGACGCCCGATCGGCAGCTTCCAGCACAACGCGTTCAAGATCGTGGAGCGGGCCACCGAGGTCGAGATCGGGCGCACCTTCCTCGATGCCGTCATTGACGAGTTCGAGGCCGGTGAGGACATCACGCGCCGCGTGTCGATGGCCAAATGGTGGATGAGCGACCTAGCCAACGCCGTCGCCTACGACGCCGTCCAGCTTCACGGAGGCTACGGCTACATGAACGAGTATGCCGTCTGCCGCGACTACATCGACGTGCGGGCGATGCCGATCTACGCGGGTTCGAACGAGGTGATGAAGCTGATCCTGGCTCGCATGATGCGCCTCGATCCTGACATACGCGATTGA
- a CDS encoding class I SAM-dependent methyltransferase → MAGKQLRPGEADSRDIRRDERAAVNKALRSVGKVRTVLDVACGNGRWSDVLARGRGRSLVDLDISAVALEAARQSKNGTNIRGYVRGDAGTLPFSPQSFDLVVCLEFLCHVRGPGRLRALREMRRVSRRWVLVEYQHREGLKFAWQRVRRRMGLEARFPRNHLSREQIDVELRRAGLGIKHIFPVGGAFSRRWIIVAEAPSPAWLAHN, encoded by the coding sequence ATGGCGGGGAAACAGCTCAGGCCCGGCGAGGCCGACAGCCGGGACATTCGTCGCGATGAGCGCGCGGCGGTCAACAAGGCGCTACGATCGGTGGGCAAGGTCCGCACTGTCCTCGACGTCGCGTGCGGCAACGGGCGCTGGTCCGACGTCCTGGCCCGCGGCCGCGGCCGCTCGCTCGTGGACCTGGACATCTCGGCGGTCGCGCTCGAAGCGGCGCGCCAGTCCAAGAACGGCACCAACATCCGCGGCTACGTGCGCGGCGACGCCGGCACGCTGCCGTTCAGCCCGCAGTCCTTCGACCTGGTCGTCTGCCTCGAGTTCCTCTGTCACGTGCGGGGACCGGGGCGTCTGCGAGCGCTGCGCGAGATGCGGCGCGTGAGCCGCCGCTGGGTCCTGGTCGAGTATCAGCATCGCGAGGGCTTGAAGTTCGCCTGGCAGCGCGTGCGCCGGCGGATGGGCCTGGAAGCCCGGTTCCCACGCAATCATCTTTCGCGCGAGCAGATCGACGTCGAGCTGCGCCGCGCCGGTCTCGGCATCAAGCACATCTTCCCGGTAGGCGGCGCCTTCTCCAGGCGCTGGATCATCGTGGCCGAGGCGCCGTCGCCGGCCTGGCTGGCCCACAACTGA
- a CDS encoding alpha/beta hydrolase, with amino-acid sequence MVKRAVTAALDVARILPILRRDPLAALDVLAGDGDCVEHLDLPYGNGPLQRLDLYLPPSAAAAPCAAVVFFHGGRWSFGRKSEYRFVARAMVSAGFACAVCDYRKFPDVHFPGFVEDGAAAIAWAVANLPAYGIDPSRIFLMGHSAGGHIASLAAMDQRYLQPHGNGANKVAGLVLMSTPFDFYPIKGDSLRAIFGEEERHIEAQPIRYVRAGLPPMLLLHGRRDRTVHPNNSARMASAVREAGGQVRAIFYDTLTHTNILGALSHKVGFLLAPVFDDIVSFLQRPR; translated from the coding sequence ATGGTCAAGCGAGCCGTCACCGCCGCGCTCGACGTTGCGCGGATCCTGCCGATTCTTCGGCGCGACCCGCTGGCCGCGCTGGACGTCCTGGCCGGCGACGGCGACTGCGTCGAGCATCTCGATCTGCCCTATGGCAACGGTCCGCTGCAGCGGCTCGACCTCTACCTTCCGCCCTCCGCTGCGGCCGCCCCGTGCGCCGCCGTGGTCTTCTTCCACGGCGGGCGCTGGAGCTTCGGGCGCAAGAGCGAGTACCGCTTCGTGGCGCGGGCAATGGTGTCGGCCGGATTCGCCTGCGCGGTCTGCGACTACCGCAAGTTCCCGGACGTCCACTTTCCAGGTTTCGTGGAGGACGGCGCCGCCGCCATCGCCTGGGCGGTCGCCAATCTGCCGGCATACGGGATCGATCCGTCCCGAATCTTTCTGATGGGTCACTCCGCCGGCGGGCACATCGCGTCGCTGGCCGCGATGGACCAGCGCTACCTGCAGCCGCACGGCAACGGCGCGAACAAGGTCGCGGGGCTGGTGCTGATGTCGACGCCCTTCGACTTCTATCCGATCAAGGGAGACTCGCTGCGCGCGATCTTCGGGGAGGAGGAGCGCCACATCGAAGCGCAGCCGATCCGGTACGTGCGGGCCGGTCTACCACCGATGCTGCTCCTGCACGGCCGCCGCGATCGGACGGTCCATCCGAACAACAGCGCTCGCATGGCGAGCGCGGTGCGCGAGGCGGGCGGGCAGGTTCGCGCGATCTTCTACGACACGCTGACCCACACGAACATCCTGGGCGCCCTGTCGCACAAGGTCGGCTTCCTGCTGGCGCCCGTCTTCGACGACATCGTCTCGTTCCTGCAACGCCCGCGCTGA
- a CDS encoding thioredoxin domain-containing protein, whose translation MLQSVPPSPTRRHRRWVCAAVLAALVLGCRGQKETQAPSPLENPALPGLQAHATLVERLELEREAKGPAYRPRTRHLTADGRPRFTNRLILETSPYLLQHAHNPVSWFPWSDAAFERAAREDKPVLLSIGYSTCHWCHVMERESFEDEEIARLINERFIAVKVDREERPDVDGLYMTAVQMLRGSGGWPMTLVLTPQREPFFAATYIPARDGDRGAPQGFLTVLRQLADSYASERDAVVAHAGQLSSRIAQAMEPPPPAGVPGAEAMDAAVAQLTAGFDAEHGGFGRAPKFPQPSILELLLRHHRRTGSASSLSMVTRTLDAMAAGGIRDHVGGGFHRYATDRAWQVPHFEKMLYDNAQLAVVYLDAFQATGRAAYADIVREILYYVAREMTSPQGAFYSATDADSLSPQGHEEEGRFFTWTPAELVETLGEDDAALIASHYGVRQAGNLEGRSVLSIQKPPAQPASPDGIHPDETETRLARARARLYLQRAKRPAPLLDDKVLASWNGLMISAMARASFVLAEPEHLERASAAADFVLTEMRDGDGRLAHVHAGGRAGQPAVLDDYAFLIQALLDLFEASGRARWLQEAVGLQRVLDQHYGDEAGGYFLVAADHEALLARAKPTFDGAEPSGNAVAALNLLRLAELTLDDAYRENAARVLGAFGQPLRRSPAGLSKMLSALDFSLGPVREVVVVQAHGDAGAQDLLGVLRQTYLPNRVYVLVQLGQADQRLEALVPLVREKLAIDGRATAYVCERGRCQRPAQDAGLLASQLLSDVPR comes from the coding sequence ATGCTGCAGTCTGTTCCACCGTCGCCCACGCGGCGTCACCGCCGATGGGTGTGCGCCGCGGTGCTCGCGGCTCTGGTGCTGGGCTGTCGCGGTCAGAAGGAGACGCAGGCACCGTCGCCCTTGGAGAACCCCGCGCTGCCAGGCCTGCAGGCGCACGCGACGCTGGTCGAGCGGTTGGAGCTCGAGCGCGAGGCCAAGGGACCGGCTTACCGGCCACGCACCCGCCATCTCACGGCTGACGGGCGGCCCCGATTCACCAACCGGCTGATCCTGGAGACGAGCCCGTACCTGCTGCAGCACGCCCACAATCCGGTCAGCTGGTTTCCGTGGTCGGATGCGGCCTTCGAGCGTGCCGCGCGCGAGGACAAGCCCGTCCTGCTCTCGATCGGCTATTCGACCTGCCACTGGTGCCACGTGATGGAGCGCGAGTCGTTCGAGGACGAGGAGATCGCGCGGCTGATCAACGAGCGATTCATCGCGGTCAAGGTGGACCGCGAAGAGCGGCCGGACGTCGACGGCCTCTACATGACGGCGGTTCAGATGCTGCGCGGTAGCGGCGGCTGGCCGATGACGCTGGTGCTGACTCCGCAGCGCGAGCCTTTCTTTGCCGCCACCTACATCCCGGCGCGCGACGGCGATCGCGGGGCGCCCCAGGGCTTCCTGACAGTGCTGCGGCAGCTGGCCGACTCCTACGCGAGCGAGCGCGACGCGGTCGTTGCCCATGCGGGGCAGCTCAGCTCTCGCATCGCGCAGGCAATGGAGCCGCCGCCGCCGGCGGGCGTGCCCGGAGCCGAAGCGATGGATGCCGCGGTGGCGCAGCTGACTGCGGGTTTCGACGCCGAGCATGGCGGCTTCGGCCGCGCCCCGAAGTTCCCGCAACCTTCCATTCTGGAGCTGCTGCTGCGGCACCATCGGCGCACGGGAAGCGCGTCCTCGCTCTCGATGGTCACGCGCACCCTGGATGCGATGGCCGCAGGCGGAATCCGCGATCATGTCGGCGGCGGCTTCCATCGCTACGCCACCGACCGCGCCTGGCAAGTTCCGCACTTCGAGAAAATGCTCTACGACAACGCGCAGCTCGCAGTGGTGTATCTGGACGCGTTCCAGGCCACCGGGCGCGCCGCCTACGCCGACATCGTACGGGAAATCCTCTACTACGTGGCGCGGGAGATGACCTCGCCGCAGGGCGCGTTCTACTCGGCCACCGACGCCGACAGCCTTTCGCCGCAGGGGCATGAGGAAGAAGGCCGCTTCTTCACGTGGACGCCAGCCGAGCTGGTCGAGACGCTGGGGGAAGATGATGCCGCGCTGATCGCATCGCACTATGGCGTCCGCCAGGCCGGCAACCTCGAAGGCCGCAGCGTGCTGTCGATTCAGAAGCCGCCGGCGCAGCCTGCCAGTCCGGACGGCATCCATCCGGATGAGACCGAGACGCGGCTGGCGCGAGCCCGTGCCCGCCTCTACCTGCAGCGTGCGAAGCGGCCGGCGCCGCTTCTCGACGACAAGGTCCTCGCCTCGTGGAATGGACTGATGATCAGCGCGATGGCGCGGGCGTCGTTCGTGTTGGCCGAGCCGGAGCATCTCGAACGTGCGTCGGCCGCGGCCGACTTCGTCCTGACCGAAATGCGCGACGGGGACGGGCGCCTGGCGCACGTCCATGCGGGCGGCCGCGCCGGGCAGCCGGCCGTCCTGGATGACTACGCGTTCCTCATCCAGGCCCTGCTCGACCTCTTCGAAGCCAGCGGCCGGGCGCGCTGGCTGCAGGAGGCAGTGGGGCTGCAGCGTGTGCTCGACCAGCACTACGGCGATGAGGCGGGCGGCTACTTCCTGGTTGCCGCCGACCACGAGGCGTTGCTCGCGCGGGCCAAGCCGACCTTCGACGGCGCCGAGCCCTCCGGCAACGCCGTCGCAGCGCTGAATCTGCTGCGGCTGGCCGAGCTGACGCTCGACGACGCCTACCGCGAAAATGCCGCGCGCGTGCTGGGCGCCTTTGGACAGCCCCTTCGCCGATCGCCCGCCGGGCTGTCGAAGATGCTGAGCGCGCTCGACTTCTCGCTTGGACCGGTGCGGGAGGTCGTCGTCGTCCAGGCACACGGAGACGCAGGGGCGCAGGACCTGCTGGGCGTGCTCCGGCAGACCTACCTGCCGAACCGGGTCTACGTGCTCGTCCAACTCGGCCAAGCGGACCAGCGGCTCGAAGCGCTGGTGCCGCTGGTACGGGAAAAGCTCGCCATCGATGGCCGCGCCACGGCCTATGTCTGCGAGCGCGGCCGCTGCCAGAGGCCGGCTCAGGACGCTGGCCTCCTGGCCTCGCAGCTCCTGTCCGATGTCCCCCGTTAG
- a CDS encoding ATP-binding protein has protein sequence MVDSLTTVAAGSAEPTDPETHEFVARKWAPVLAARTIVGSRMLLAGICAFIAASPWVTIPETRGIYQTLLLCLAVVQTTILFSMYRDRSRTRSADLVVMATVATCAFIATAGTLEGRTETVEVLIVAYAIGCAGLMPWSVLHQAALAFGGALAIGANAYAVHGSLLYGIGLPRAVSVSVTLLLSVYISYELARRRMEAGREELARIRAEEALQALNARLEQRVAERTAEIEAANESLRSFSASVSHDLRAPVRAIGGLAHTFLEDFGEQLTPEAVARVTRIHDAAGRMQHIIESLLRLAQVVHAPMKHERVDLSEIARSVGERLAASEPTRRVQLEIQPGARAHGDAFLLELVLENLLSNAWKFTRDREVARIEFGVTLRDGLHVYSVRDNGVGFDPAAASRLFGAFERLHAAEGYEGTGIGLTTVERIIQRHGGTVWAESVPGSGATFSFTLAP, from the coding sequence ATGGTGGACAGCCTGACGACAGTCGCTGCAGGTTCAGCCGAGCCCACGGATCCTGAAACGCACGAGTTCGTCGCGCGTAAGTGGGCGCCGGTCCTGGCGGCGCGCACGATTGTCGGCAGCCGCATGCTGCTGGCGGGGATCTGCGCGTTCATCGCCGCCAGCCCCTGGGTCACCATCCCCGAAACCCGCGGCATCTACCAGACCCTTCTGCTGTGCCTGGCGGTGGTGCAGACGACCATCCTGTTCTCGATGTACCGCGACCGCAGCCGCACCCGGAGCGCCGACCTCGTCGTCATGGCTACGGTCGCGACCTGCGCCTTCATCGCTACCGCCGGTACGCTGGAAGGACGGACCGAAACGGTTGAGGTGCTGATCGTCGCCTATGCCATCGGCTGCGCCGGCCTGATGCCGTGGTCGGTGCTGCATCAGGCGGCACTGGCGTTCGGAGGCGCCCTGGCCATAGGCGCAAACGCCTACGCCGTCCACGGCAGCCTCCTTTATGGTATCGGGCTGCCGCGCGCGGTGTCGGTGTCGGTGACGCTGCTGCTGTCCGTGTACATCAGCTACGAGCTGGCCCGGCGGCGCATGGAGGCGGGGCGCGAAGAGCTGGCACGCATCCGGGCCGAGGAGGCGCTGCAGGCGCTCAACGCGCGGCTGGAGCAGCGCGTCGCGGAGCGCACGGCCGAGATTGAAGCGGCCAACGAGAGTCTTCGCTCCTTCAGCGCATCGGTGTCGCACGACCTGCGCGCGCCGGTTCGCGCCATCGGCGGCCTTGCCCACACGTTCCTGGAGGACTTCGGCGAGCAGCTGACGCCGGAAGCGGTGGCCCGCGTGACGCGCATCCACGACGCCGCCGGCCGCATGCAGCACATCATCGAGTCGTTGCTGCGGCTCGCTCAGGTCGTCCACGCACCGATGAAGCACGAGCGGGTCGACCTCAGCGAGATCGCGCGCAGCGTCGGCGAGCGCCTCGCCGCATCGGAGCCGACGCGCCGCGTCCAGCTCGAGATCCAGCCGGGTGCACGTGCGCACGGGGATGCGTTCCTGCTCGAACTGGTCCTGGAGAACCTGCTGAGCAACGCCTGGAAGTTCACGCGCGACCGGGAGGTGGCGCGCATCGAGTTCGGCGTGACGCTGCGCGATGGGCTGCACGTATATTCCGTGCGTGACAACGGCGTCGGTTTCGACCCGGCTGCGGCCTCACGCCTGTTCGGCGCATTCGAACGTCTGCACGCCGCCGAAGGTTACGAGGGCACCGGCATCGGCCTGACGACGGTCGAGCGCATCATCCAGAGGCACGGAGGCACCGTGTGGGCCGAATCCGTGCCCGGCAGCGGCGCAACATTCTCGTTCACGCTGGCGCCATGA